Below is a genomic region from Carassius auratus strain Wakin chromosome 2, ASM336829v1, whole genome shotgun sequence.
CTCAGCATGGTTTTGGGTTTTCTCATGATATTTTATAATGTTGGTTCCATCTGTCCTGTCATGTACCACCTGCAGCTCAGTTCTTATTGGCTGATTTATACCCTTGGTTTCAGTTTGATACTCAGACCTGTCCAGTTCATCTTCAGTTGAGGAAAGCAGTGTCTCGCTGGCCTGACTGGTCAACTCTCTCAGTATGGAAGTCAGGTCATCTTTCAATATCTCACTTGATCTCACTTGATTTGTAGATTCATTTTCATCTGACATTTCATTTGAATCGGACTCAAACTTTATTGAACCATCTCCCATGAATTTATCTCCCACTTTTGCGTTTGTCTTATTTTCTTCATTCCCCAGTTGATACTCAAACCTGTCCAGTTCATCCTCAGTGGAGGAGAGTTGTGTTTCTCTGACTTGACTGGTCAGCTCTTTCAATTTGGAAGTCAACTCCTGATCTAAAGATCCAACTACACCAAGGGCCGCATGATTGTAATTGCTGGGAGAATTGAGACCAAGTCCAAATGGATCAGGGGTCACGGCCCCAGAGCTCAAGATGTCAGGGGTCGCAGTGTCTGAAGTGTCTGAAGTGCCTTGTTTCACATGACGCCTCTTCATCAGATCATCCAAGACGTGGCTACTGGAATCCTGCCAAAATATAATCAGAGTCatgaaatgtagaaaaaaaattatactgatacaataaaataactcatattattttatttttataggttCAGAACTTAATAAAAGTGTAATAACGGGTATAAACTGAACctaatacaataaacattttcagatataatttttgTTACCGACTGTCCTTTCCACTCTGCCTCCTCTCTTTTATTTTTCCTCCTTCGCCTTGACCTTTTGACACTGTTGTCCTCTAGGCCATCCTCGCTGCTTTCAGCGCCTCCTGGATTGAAACTGATATCCATGATATTCGCACAACGGGCGGATGAGGGTCGTCTGTGTTCTAGTGGCACTTTTCTCTTCAAGAAGGGCAGCAGAGTTTTCGGGGACTGGGGTAGCGTCCCTTCCTGTCCTGAGGAGTTCTCAGCATCAGCATTCAAGGTGTGTGCAGTGAGGTGTTGTGCTTTTGCATTTAAAGGCAAGGTTGCTTGATGGCTGTAGGACTCTTGGTAACCTAACTGCTTATTGGCAGACATTTTACGCCGAAACTCATCCAATGCAACGCCCCAGACCCCATTAGCTTCAGGCTCTGTTTCTGAGCCCATCTCATCGTAAGCTGACACCACATCAGACTCCCTTTCCAAGACGCTGTAGACCAGACTTTTGCGCTTAGTTAAAAGGCCTGGTCGAGAGAGCAGGTTGCTCTGATAAGCAATCCAGTTACCATCAGGACTCTGTAACACTAAAGACACATACAcagcatttaaacacacacacacacacatatatattaatttatatatacagtatataaatgaaGGTAGTTAACagtttcaaatgttaaaataatttaaaatctctCTCTCATAAACAAGAGAAGTCAATTAACTGTGATTCAGAATCAAATGGATTTAAGTCAAGGATCTAACTGGAATTGTCCAGTCGGTCGACACTCCTCCAGCTAGGCATGACCTGGACAGGCATCGTTTCTTCCATTGTTTCCAGAGTATGACTTATAGAGGATGAAGGTCTTGACCCAGTGTTAGCATGGTGGTCTGTTTTCTCATCAGTCATGAGACAGAAAGCTGAGCGAGACTTCTGAGGTAAGAGGAAATGTTTCATTCAGCAAACATTGAAGCAACAGAACAATccaaaaaacattgcaaaattgCAGGTGATTCAgtctttaaatgaaataaaaagccaTTGTACCCAGAGAGGAGCGTCAAAGGCACTCTGGGTTTGATCAGGAGAGATTCGATCACTGTTCTCTTCAGTCTGTTGATCCTTTTTCCGGCGGACAATCTAATGTTTAAATATTCCAATATAATACTTTTATGCAAACATTGTCATTTAttcaatgtataaataataatatgacattttaaaattaatataataattgaaaattatttatagcaaaaaaaattatacatttacattttataatatatcaaCACATATATTCCTattcaaaatatgttaaataatacaattcttcATTGTATTTTAGATGTAAACCAAgactgtaaatatatacaaataccaAGATCTTTATACATTCAgatgtcacatgacccttcacaaatcattctaatacgctgatttggtgttcaagaaacatttctttttatacatatttttgtggaaatcttaACAGGactctttgattaatagaaattatagcatttaattgaaataaaaacctACGCAATTTCAAAACTCTACATTCATGAAAGGTCATTGCTGTCACTTATTACTCACTTTTTGAACTATAGTTGTGGTCAATTCCTCTATCAgctctcttctgttctctcgcaaATAATGAGCTTCTTTCTCCTTCTCCTACAAAAGCAAATGTCAAATAGCTGCCCTGAAGGAATAATCTTGTACTTATTAATGGAAAAGTCTTACTTGACTGCCAGTCTGGCTCTCAGCTTTAGCAATAGCCTCATCTATGGCCTCTTCTGCCACCCGCTGTGCCACATTAATAGTCTCAGCCATGCTGTGCTCTGGAGAGACACATAATAAATCAAAGAAAATAGCTGAAAATTGCCATATCATTgtcaagtgttttaaaatgtcaacTCATAAAATCAAAACTACTGATATTCAGTAACAAAACCctaaataattatttgatcaCAAACCTTCACTTTGCCTGTAAAACGTGGAGTCGCTCTCATACATACTACTCTCATTGCAGACACTCTCCTCATAAGTGCTCCCCTCTGTTGGTCCAAAAAAATGTTAGCTGATTTAGTCAGAAACTTTACAATGCTTTATAATCTATCCATTTTCAGTTGCAGAGGATGCATAActtcagtaagtgtgtgtgtatgttgcatGCCATGAAGAAATACTTAATGCCTCGATTTCTGGGGGCATCaacttttataaaatgtttttcctAATGATCTTTTATCcattaattcaaataatattcTTATGAGTGATAAGGTAGGACGAGAGTGGAATAGACAGCTTGGCTCaatattaaatgagaaaaaaaaacaagtaaaaaccatatgcatcaacatttctgttgttgttgttcgtGTTACTGACAAACCTGTTCCTGAGATAAACTGAGAGATCCAAACAGCCCTTCCGGTTCTGACACATGATTTTATTTGGTGTCAACGGTTTTCTCTCTCTATCGGTTGACAAATCATTTGATTGGTAAATCTGACATATCAGTATGGCCTCAGCTCTACATACAGCCATTTAAAAGTGCTCCCCTCAAGCCAATGAAGGTCAGTCTTCCTCTGAAGTCCCCTCTATTAAGACACCTGCCCTTTACATTCAAGCCAGTGCTTGCGCCTACACTCTGCCGAAGAGAGCAAAATCAAAGTAATGTTATGAATCTAGATTTTTCTATGATGATAAATCCTGAAGACTGATGTTGCAGCTTTAAAACCTATCCTATAATGCTATAGCTTATTGCTCCATTTCTTAGTCCTGACGGGTTAAACTCAAACAGATTATCTCCAAGCTTTTCTCTGGCATTAAATTTCCAAAAGCCTGACCACAGTGCGGTGAGTTTTGTGGCCAAAGCTCTTTATATTTCATTGTCACTGTAATGGTTTTACTCTCCTCCACAGAGAGCTATTGTTTCTCAGAGGTTACAGGCGTCTGCCGAGGTGACAAACATCCACAGTCATGGTCATCCATAGTTAATGTGGCATCGGCCTTGCTCTAAACTGCTTTCCTCTTCAGGGAGAAGACGGTCTCTGCTCACAGACCACAGCAAAACTGAAATGGAGGCTGGACATAGATCATAACTCATTACAAGCTAAGGAGCTTCAAACTGGCGTGGAgggaaaaattataatttagatttttttttaacttccaaACAAGGgtgcacagtaaaaaaaattgtgaattagCAGTATACATCTGGCTACTACCTTCTGGCTGTATCTTTACAGTaaattgttttactgtaaaaatgcaCTGTATCCTTTTGACTTTCCAGTGCACAGGGAGCAGGAAATTTCTGTATTATATCTTTCTGTACACCAGTAAACTGTAatattcagtcatttttattcagtcatttttttaagtgaataaatTATTTACTGTTATTGTAATAAGTTTGTTAGTGTGGTAGAATTATGTGTATATGCTTGATTTTGATTNNNNNNNNNNNNNNNNNNNNNNNNNNNNNNNNNNNNNNNNNNNNNNNNNNNNNNNNNNNNNNNNNNNNNNNNNNNNNNNNNNNNNNNNNNNNNNNNNNNNATGACTGCGCTTCAGGTCAGTGTATGGttgaatacaatataaaaaaacaccCTTGTGTATTCTTATTTCCAGCCCTTCTTGTTGCCAGAAAATGTGTAGACATAACTTATGGGTTTCAGACATTTATTTCCTGCATTTAGTATTTCTAGGACTGTCAAATGCACTTAATATTGTTAATCTAATTAAATTACATGATGtgctgattaattaatcaaattaatcacacatcaTTTTTGGCTCAGAAGGGGGCATcaaaagtgttaaatgtgttcattttaaatgggttaAATGTGTAAATTCcctgccatatttttttttactatttatattttacccaaaattattcacacaaaattaatgttatattgACAGTTATTTTATTACTTGATATCATTTCAATATATCTACCTGCCTGAGCTACTACTTAAACTTGCTTTGTAcctttaaatatattgaaaatagaactAAAGAAACAATGCAACATAAAGCCCATACATGTACACAACTGATAAGAAAAGATGcaattaatataaacaaaatatgatCAAATGTAATGTTTGACACATAGACATTTTAAGGCAACTGTTTTTTCCTATTTTTCCATAATtttaacaatatgtttttttttcctgaaaggaAACAGTACATCTGTTGTCTTGTTAAATATTGAATAGATTTCAAATAGATGTCATTTAAATGGTCCATTTATATTTGCTGCAAAATTATTATCATGTGTTGTTCtgttaaatctgtgtgtgtgtgtgtgtttacagtatatatagtacattgcatttaattaaagACAACATGTACAGTAGAAGTTTGTAATTGTTTtaccattataatatatattacactTTGCTATATAGACTTAGTGGAAGCAGTACAAATATggttcctcaaaaaaaaaatgagtttgtGGATAATTCACATATTCTGCCTTATATATAAGTGAATTTTTAATTTCTGACAAGCTTGGTGTTCTTTAAGCATTTATAATCCACCAAAGAGGAAACTGAGCTCTAACAAAAGCTTGTTTATGAACCTCATTTTCAGAGCATACATTCTCTTTCAAAGTGTTTAAGTCAATTGAAGTTAAACAAGCTAGTGATATTCAACTGGTATAGTTTCTTTCCAATATCAGTGTTTTCTGGGAAGATCAGTAACTGTTTCCCCAGTTGCAGGCACACACAACAGATGCTCAACCCCACAGTAGGCCCCCAACTCCTCCagctgtaaaaattgtgaaaactCACAGTGTAACACCACTCATTTGTCAAAAGTCACATTCACAGGGAAAGATGTTGTCATCTTAACCAGGCCAAAGCAATTTCTCCATCACGCTTACCCAGGTTCACGGCTAGCTCGTGGAAAAGACTGGCGAAACCCCACATCGTTGAAGACAGCTGTCATCTCATGAGAGGGAGAGGGAAGGGCAAATCATATTACCAGCCCAGTTCTCTGCCTCTCATTTTCTGCAAGACTGAATGGAGGCAAAATTGCTTATTTCATTGCAATTAGGAGAAAATAGTGGGGTGTTGTCTGTGAGAGGTGTTGGAATACTGCGAGTGGCTGCTCAGTTATTACTCTTCCACACAGCTTCAGAAGATTTTCTGCTCTCTTAGGTCTTCATATTATCAAGGGAATAAATTAGGATATTGCTTTCCTCTCAGTTGCTCTATCCCATTTTCTTGTTTCATTAGGCCGATGAAATCATAAgcaaaaagtattttgaaaacaGGTAGCGATGGTGGGGGAAGAAGTAATGAAGGAAATAAGATGAGATGAAAAGTTTCtgaaattttcaaatagtttaaatgaagtgatatttaaaatgtaattgcaaaCCCTAACATAGCACTACACCTACTTTTAACAAGTCTTTCGgctatgatttaacaaaaatagtcATGACATTATTCTTCTACACACTTCTCTACACCAAAACGTAGTTATAGGTCATTCTGAAAGACTGTTAGCTGACATTTTGTTGCTTCAGTACGTGTCAGTACATAATCTAGACAAGCAAGGCTGCCAATACTAATGCATTTATACAAAGCTGAGATAGAATCCAGTTTGAATGGATTGAGAAATAACTGTTGAAATCCATGgtgaatgacatttaaaaaaatcaactcaCAActcgcaaatatatatatatatatatatatatatatatattttttttttttttttttggattgaaaATCAGTAATGTTGTGctaatgcttttaaatgtatatgtagaattatataaagtgtgtgtgtgtggactttaaatatatatcatttaaatagaaatcatttcCTGATTATACTTAATATGCCAGAAATATATATACTGATTATgcataatacatttattgttatagaaagacatttcaaataatttatgtCAGTTTTCACGTTTGTAAGTGATGAGAGTTTCTTGTGAAAAGTGGAAACTGATAAGCATCCAGTTGGAAAGGCCTTTGCTCCCTTTTTTAAAAAAGATTCCTAGATTCTTGTTCCtccttaaaaataaaagcttagcAACTAGATATGGATGAAAAGCACAGATGCTGGAGTTATAAATTTTGCTAAGTATGCACCCTGggactttttttctctgttttgagGGGTCTGTTGTAGAGGGGGACCAGAAGGAATGCCAGTCTGTCCTGTTCGTGTGGAAGAAGCTGAATTGCTTTCTCAAGTCCTTAGTAATTCCCTATGGGCCACTTATAGCTACTCCTATGAGCCTAGTCTCAGGAGGAACTCTCGTGTGTTCTGGAGACCCTGGTTGTTTCTTAGTCTCTTGGGTTGCCCAAATGGGGTTCTCCATCTCTTTTCAAGTTCACTACATTCAGAAACATCAATGTTGGATGATTCTATCTATTCATCTTTTTTTGAAAAGTATATGAGAAGAAGTAGTAAAACACTT
It encodes:
- the LOC113037727 gene encoding rab effector MyRIP-like isoform X5 produces the protein MYESDSTFYRQSEEHSMAETINVAQRVAEEAIDEAIAKAESQTGSQEKEKEAHYLRENRRELIEELTTTIVQKIVRRKKDQQTEENSDRISPDQTQSAFDAPLWKSRSAFCLMTDEKTDHHANTGSRPSSSISHTLETMEETMPVQVMPSWRSVDRLDNSMLQSPDGNWIAYQSNLLSRPGLLTKRKSLVYSVLERESDVVSAYDEMGSETEPEANGVWGVALDEFRRKMSANKQLGYQESYSHQATLPLNAKAQHLTAHTLNADAENSSGQEGTLPQSPKTLLPFLKRKVPLEHRRPSSARCANIMDISFNPGGAESSEDGLEDNSVKRSRRRRKNKREEAEWKGQSDSSSHVLDDLMKRRHVKQGTSDTSDTATPDILSSGAVTPDPFGLGLNSPSNYNHAALGVVGSLDQELTSKLKELTSQVRETQLSSTEDELDRFEYQLGNEENKTNAKVGDKFMGDGSIKFESDSNEMSDENESTNQVRSSEILKDDLTSILRELTSQASETLLSSTEDELDRSEYQTETKGINQPIRTELQVVHDRTDGTNIIKYHEKTQNHAEKSEDSRSEKRQKDTVAKQDISEQKNTGESEEMSSVSRKQTLAETDTQNEIARERVEETKNEQEVQTEKAEIKDIKGNAVEGQQSRAENTETVDQIEELGEVLFSELALSRLISEDGKMELDRIITTAVKASDDMEELTEAYTCEGVFLDKERSEGEKHKVIEEDKNVSVQEMDDKTISEGCFVGGKAKELQEKEMKVAGKINEVVALKRNTNDTEKTEDKQCRKSSEEKILKKYSNSRGDLIEKREKQRNPTTQHSAPHGQEQYLSPEEIYKDAHMLDIEKNLHLISNILQQH
- the LOC113037727 gene encoding rab effector MyRIP-like isoform X2; translated protein: MYESDSTFYRQSEEHSMAETINVAQRVAEEAIDEAIAKAESQTGSQEKEKEAHYLRENRRELIEELTTTIVQKIVRRKKDQQTEENSDRISPDQTQSAFDAPLWKSRSAFCLMTDEKTDHHANTGSRPSSSISHTLETMEETMPVQVMPSWRSVDRLDNSMLQSPDGNWIAYQSNLLSRPGLLTKRKSLVYSVLERESDVVSAYDEMGSETEPEANGVWGVALDEFRRKMSANKQLGYQESYSHQATLPLNAKAQHLTAHTLNADAENSSGQEGTLPQSPKTLLPFLKRKVPLEHRRPSSARCANIMDISFNPGGAESSEDGLEDNSVKRSRRRRKNKREEAEWKGQSDSSSHVLDDLMKRRHVKQGTSDTSDTATPDILSSGAVTPDPFGLGLNSPSNYNHAALGVVGSLDQELTSKLKELTSQVRETQLSSTEDELDRFEYQLGNEENKTNAKVGDKFMGDGSIKFESDSNEMSDENESTNQVRSSEILKDDLTSILRELTSQASETLLSSTEDELDRSEYQTETKGINQPIRTELQVVHDRTDGTNIIKYHEKTQNHAEKSEDSRSEKRQKDTVAKQDISEQKNTGESEEMSSVSRKQTLAETDTQNEIARERVEETKNEQEVQTEKAEIKDIKGNAVEGQQSRAENTETVDQIEELGEVLFSELALSRLISEDGKMELDRIITTAVKASDDMEELTEAYTCEGVFLDKERSEGEKHKVIEEDKNVSVQEMDDKTISEGCFVGGKAKELQEKEMKVAGKINEVVALKRNTNDTEKTEDKQCRKSSEEKILKKYSNSRGDLIEKREKQRNPTTQHSAPHGQEQYLSPEEIYKDAHMLDIEKNLHLISNILQQKYSATSLRSITTEVLKVLNATEDLIHGSAGDGQCQSDHSDVSVIPPAEARRLDEQLSGLEENVYVAAGTVYGLEAELGDLEECARSISGSTTERDLSHLEDQVASAAAQVSDISSRIAALKNAGLNVTPQTQFTKVKTTKTKTQTISSSRKLRRRLPAPPKQGSSVRRLQYTGFNHPSG
- the LOC113037727 gene encoding rab effector MyRIP-like isoform X3, encoding MYESDSTFYRQSEEHSMAETINVAQRVAEEAIDEAIAKAESQTGSQEKEKEAHYLRENRRELIEELTTTIVQKIVRRKKDQQTEENSDRISPDQTQSAFDAPLWKSRSAFCLMTDEKTDHHANTGSRPSSSISHTLETMEETMPVQVMPSWRSVDRLDNSMLQSPDGNWIAYQSNLLSRPGLLTKRKSLVYSVLERESDVVSAYDEMGSETEPEANGVWGVALDEFRRKMSANKQLGYQESYSHQATLPLNAKAQHLTAHTLNADAENSSGQEGTLPQSPKTLLPFLKRKVPLEHRRPSSARCANIMDISFNPGGAESSEDGLEDNSVKRSRRRRKNKREEAEWKGQSDSSSHVLDDLMKRRHVKQGTSDTSDTATPDILSSGAVTPDPFGLGLNSPSNYNHAALGVVGSLDQELTSKLKELTSQVRETQLSSTEDELDRFEYQLGNEENKTNAKVGDKFMGDGSIKFESDSNEMSDENESTNQVRSSEILKDDLTSILRELTSQASETLLSSTEDELDRSEYQTETKGINQPIRTELQVVHDRTDGTNIIKYHEKTQNHAEKSEDSRSEKRQKDTVAKQDISEQKNTGESEEMSSVSRKQTLAETDTQNEIARERVEETKNEQEVQTEKAEIKDIKGNAVEGQQSRAENTETVDQIEELGEVLFSELALSRLISEDGKMELDRIITTAVKASDDMEELTEAYTCEGVFLDKERSEGEKHKVIEEDKNVSVQEMDDKTISEGCFVGGKAKELQEKEMKVAGKINEVVALKRNTNDTEKTEDKQCRKSSEEKILKKYSNSRGDLIEKREKQRNPTTQHSAPHGQEQYLSPEEIYKDAHMLDIEKNLHLISNILQQKYSATSLRSITTEVLKVLNATEDLIHGSAGDGQCQSDHSDVSVIPPAEARRLDEQLSGLEENVYVAAGTVYGLEAELGDLEECARSISGSTTERDLSHLEDQVASAAAQVQQSELQVSDISSRIAALKNAGLNVTPQTQFTKVKTTKTKTQTISSSRKLRRRLPAPPKQDKEA
- the LOC113037727 gene encoding rab effector MyRIP-like isoform X4, with amino-acid sequence MYESDSTFYRQSEEHSMAETINVAQRVAEEAIDEAIAKAESQTGSQEKEKEAHYLRENRRELIEELTTTIVQKIVRRKKDQQTEENSDRISPDQTQSAFDAPLWKSRSAFCLMTDEKTDHHANTGSRPSSSISHTLETMEETMPVQVMPSWRSVDRLDNSMLQSPDGNWIAYQSNLLSRPGLLTKRKSLVYSVLERESDVVSAYDEMGSETEPEANGVWGVALDEFRRKMSANKQLGYQESYSHQATLPLNAKAQHLTAHTLNADAENSSGQEGTLPQSPKTLLPFLKRKVPLEHRRPSSARCANIMDISFNPGGAESSEDGLEDNSVKRSRRRRKNKREEAEWKGQSDSSSHVLDDLMKRRHVKQGTSDTSDTATPDILSSGAVTPDPFGLGLNSPSNYNHAALGVVGSLDQELTSKLKELTSQVRETQLSSTEDELDRFEYQLGNEENKTNAKVGDKFMGDGSIKFESDSNEMSDENESTNQVRSSEILKDDLTSILRELTSQASETLLSSTEDELDRSEYQTETKGINQPIRTELQVVHDRTDGTNIIKYHEKTQNHAEKSEDSRSEKRQKDTVAKQDISEQKNTGESEEMSSVSRKQTLAETDTQNEIARERVEETKNEQEVQTEKAEIKDIKGNAVEGQQSRAENTETVDQIEELGEVLFSELALSRLISEDGKMELDRIITTAVKASDDMEELTEAYTCEGVFLDKERSEGEKHKVIEEDKNVSVQEMDDKTISEGCFVGGKAKELQEKEMKVAGKINEVVALKRNTNDTEKTEDKQCRKSSEEKILKKYSNSRGDLIEKREKQRNPTTQHSAPHGQEQYLSPEEIYKKYSATSLRSITTEVLKVLNATEDLIHGSAGDGQCQSDHSDVSVIPPAEARRLDEQLSGLEENVYVAAGTVYGLEAELGDLEECARSISGSTTERDLSHLEDQVASAAAQVQQSELQVSDISSRIAALKNAGLNVTPQTQFTKVKTTKTKTQTISSSRKLRRRLPAPPKQGSSVRRLQYTGFNHPSG
- the LOC113037727 gene encoding rab effector MyRIP-like isoform X1 is translated as MYESDSTFYRQSEEHSMAETINVAQRVAEEAIDEAIAKAESQTGSQEKEKEAHYLRENRRELIEELTTTIVQKIVRRKKDQQTEENSDRISPDQTQSAFDAPLWKSRSAFCLMTDEKTDHHANTGSRPSSSISHTLETMEETMPVQVMPSWRSVDRLDNSMLQSPDGNWIAYQSNLLSRPGLLTKRKSLVYSVLERESDVVSAYDEMGSETEPEANGVWGVALDEFRRKMSANKQLGYQESYSHQATLPLNAKAQHLTAHTLNADAENSSGQEGTLPQSPKTLLPFLKRKVPLEHRRPSSARCANIMDISFNPGGAESSEDGLEDNSVKRSRRRRKNKREEAEWKGQSDSSSHVLDDLMKRRHVKQGTSDTSDTATPDILSSGAVTPDPFGLGLNSPSNYNHAALGVVGSLDQELTSKLKELTSQVRETQLSSTEDELDRFEYQLGNEENKTNAKVGDKFMGDGSIKFESDSNEMSDENESTNQVRSSEILKDDLTSILRELTSQASETLLSSTEDELDRSEYQTETKGINQPIRTELQVVHDRTDGTNIIKYHEKTQNHAEKSEDSRSEKRQKDTVAKQDISEQKNTGESEEMSSVSRKQTLAETDTQNEIARERVEETKNEQEVQTEKAEIKDIKGNAVEGQQSRAENTETVDQIEELGEVLFSELALSRLISEDGKMELDRIITTAVKASDDMEELTEAYTCEGVFLDKERSEGEKHKVIEEDKNVSVQEMDDKTISEGCFVGGKAKELQEKEMKVAGKINEVVALKRNTNDTEKTEDKQCRKSSEEKILKKYSNSRGDLIEKREKQRNPTTQHSAPHGQEQYLSPEEIYKDAHMLDIEKNLHLISNILQQKYSATSLRSITTEVLKVLNATEDLIHGSAGDGQCQSDHSDVSVIPPAEARRLDEQLSGLEENVYVAAGTVYGLEAELGDLEECARSISGSTTERDLSHLEDQVASAAAQVQQSELQVSDISSRIAALKNAGLNVTPQTQFTKVKTTKTKTQTISSSRKLRRRLPAPPKQGSSVRRLQYTGFNHPSG